In a single window of the Streptococcus ilei genome:
- the hemH gene encoding ferrochelatase, protein MSKRAVLMMTFGSPEEITYEGVAEFFTNIRRGVRPEPHEIQTLYDNYVRIGGTPLQRITREEVDLVASALGEHASVYFANKFSRPFITDVIKEMENDGIEECLCLILEPHYSYYSVMGYEKFLESEQIRFQIIKEWYQEPSLLHYWADEIRNILDQIRDDRYKVIFSAHSVPVLALDFGDPYIDQIYDNTRLIVEILGLEEDQYTNTWQSESDIGIPWIKPDVLEYLRDEKEHPDHYIFVPIAFISEHIEVLFDNDVECKELCHELGVTYHRPPMPNSDSRLIKALLSTIQSHIDGDYRYYQPQLETFDELEAPSTTGKILEESEDIQMPDFVKKLIAKKGRENVKMPYLVKKMLEKKYGKKYD, encoded by the coding sequence ATGAGTAAAAGAGCTGTGTTGATGATGACCTTTGGTTCACCAGAAGAGATTACCTATGAAGGAGTAGCGGAATTTTTCACAAACATACGCCGTGGGGTTCGTCCTGAACCACATGAAATTCAGACTTTATATGACAATTACGTACGAATTGGCGGAACTCCACTCCAAAGGATAACTAGAGAAGAAGTGGATTTGGTTGCTTCTGCTCTTGGAGAACACGCATCCGTATACTTTGCTAATAAATTTTCCCGCCCTTTTATTACTGATGTAATCAAAGAGATGGAGAATGACGGAATTGAAGAATGTTTGTGCTTGATTTTAGAGCCCCATTATTCTTACTATTCTGTCATGGGATATGAGAAATTTTTAGAAAGTGAGCAGATTAGGTTCCAAATTATCAAGGAGTGGTACCAAGAACCTTCACTTCTCCACTATTGGGCTGATGAGATTCGAAATATTTTAGATCAAATTAGAGATGACAGATATAAGGTGATTTTTTCAGCTCATAGTGTCCCAGTTTTGGCACTTGATTTTGGCGATCCTTATATCGATCAGATTTATGACAATACTCGCTTGATTGTGGAAATTTTAGGCCTTGAAGAAGACCAGTATACCAATACATGGCAGAGTGAAAGTGATATTGGTATTCCTTGGATTAAGCCGGATGTCTTAGAATACCTTCGTGATGAGAAGGAACACCCTGACCACTATATTTTTGTCCCGATAGCTTTTATTAGTGAGCATATTGAGGTTCTTTTTGATAATGATGTGGAGTGTAAGGAGCTTTGTCATGAGCTTGGTGTGACCTATCACCGTCCTCCTATGCCAAATAGTGATTCTCGATTGATTAAAGCCCTTCTTTCAACCATTCAGTCACATATAGACGGTGACTATCGTTACTATCAACCTCAACTAGAGACTTTTGATGAGTTGGAAGCCCCTTCAACCACAGGAAAGATTTTAGAAGAGTCAGAAGATATTCAGATGCCTGATTTCGTCAAAAAATTGATTGCTAAAAAAGGTCGAGAGAATGTCAAGATGCCATATCTAGTTAAGAAAATGCTTGAAAAGAAGTATGGAAAAAAATATGATTAA
- a CDS encoding TetR/AcrR family transcriptional regulator, giving the protein MSQTDRRIAKTKKAIYTAFLQLLNSKGYQATTVQDIIDLADVGRSTFYSHYESKELLLDELCHYLFHHLFEREAHVSAEDYLAHIFLHFRENQDHVTSLLLSKNDYFLRQLHKELEAHVFPMVADDLKTAHPRIPTSYLKHFVVTNFIETLTWWLKKGKSYNEQEVVSFYLDVMEMTTK; this is encoded by the coding sequence ATGAGCCAAACTGATCGACGAATTGCTAAAACAAAAAAAGCGATCTATACAGCCTTCTTACAACTGTTAAATAGCAAAGGCTACCAAGCGACGACTGTTCAAGATATTATTGATCTGGCAGATGTGGGACGCTCTACCTTCTACAGTCACTATGAGAGCAAGGAGCTCTTGCTAGACGAACTCTGCCACTACCTCTTCCATCATTTATTTGAACGAGAAGCTCATGTCTCGGCAGAAGATTACTTGGCTCACATCTTTCTTCATTTCCGAGAAAACCAAGATCACGTGACCAGCCTCCTTCTCTCCAAAAATGACTATTTTCTCCGTCAACTCCATAAGGAATTAGAAGCCCATGTCTTTCCGATGGTGGCGGATGATTTAAAAACAGCCCATCCTAGGATTCCCACTTCTTACCTCAAGCACTTTGTCGTTACTAACTTCATCGAAACTCTGACTTGGTGGTTGAAAAAAGGGAAATCTTATAACGAGCAAGAAGTTGTTAGCTTTTATTTAGACGTCATGGAAATGACAACTAAATAA
- a CDS encoding ABC transporter permease/substrate-binding protein, translated as MSKLLATFQERFGDWVTALGQHLQLSLLTLLLAIFLAVPLAIYLSTRKRASNWVLQLAGIFQTIPSMALLGLFIPIMGIGTLPALTALVIYAIFPILQNTITGLQGIDPSLEEAGVAFGMTKWERLKKFEIPLAMPVIMSGIRTAAVMIIGTATLAALIGAGGLGSFILLGIDRNNASLILIGALSSAFLAIAFNLLLKWMENAKLRTIFAAFAVLVIGLGASYTPSLLPKPKKENLVIAGKLGPEPEILANMYKILIEENTDMTVTVKPNFGKTTFLYEALKKGDIAIYPEFTGTVTESLLKQAPQVSHDPEAVYQAARDGIKKQDDLVLLKPMAYQNTYAVAVPKKIAQEYGLKTISDLKKVEGQLKAGFTLEFNDREDGNKGLKKVYGLNLQVSTMEPALRYQAIQSGDIQITDAYSTDAELARYDLVVLEDDKQLFPPYQGAPLMKSELLEKHPELEAVLNKLAGKISADQMSQLNYQVGVEGKSANQVAREFLIQEGIIKK; from the coding sequence ATGTCTAAACTACTTGCAACCTTCCAAGAACGCTTTGGAGACTGGGTCACTGCACTGGGGCAACATTTGCAACTGTCATTACTGACCTTGCTCCTTGCTATCTTTCTAGCTGTTCCACTGGCTATTTATTTAAGTACTCGCAAGAGAGCGAGCAACTGGGTCCTACAGTTAGCTGGAATCTTCCAGACGATTCCTTCTATGGCCCTTTTAGGGCTCTTCATTCCCATCATGGGGATTGGGACGCTTCCGGCCTTGACAGCTCTGGTCATCTACGCCATTTTCCCCATCCTTCAAAATACCATTACCGGTTTGCAAGGGATTGACCCAAGCCTTGAAGAAGCAGGGGTCGCCTTTGGAATGACCAAGTGGGAACGACTCAAGAAGTTTGAGATTCCCTTGGCCATGCCTGTCATCATGTCTGGCATTCGGACAGCAGCTGTGATGATTATCGGGACGGCTACCCTTGCTGCCTTGATTGGAGCAGGGGGACTTGGTTCCTTTATCCTTCTGGGGATTGACCGCAATAATGCCAGTCTGATTTTGATTGGGGCCTTGTCTTCTGCCTTCTTAGCCATCGCCTTTAACCTGCTTCTCAAATGGATGGAAAATGCCAAATTGCGGACCATCTTTGCGGCCTTTGCTGTGCTAGTTATTGGATTAGGAGCTTCTTATACACCAAGTCTTCTTCCCAAACCGAAAAAAGAAAACCTGGTCATAGCTGGTAAATTAGGTCCAGAACCTGAAATTCTAGCCAATATGTACAAGATTTTGATCGAAGAAAACACGGACATGACAGTGACCGTCAAGCCAAATTTTGGCAAGACCACCTTCCTATATGAAGCTCTGAAAAAAGGGGATATCGCGATCTATCCAGAGTTTACAGGGACCGTGACCGAAAGTCTCCTCAAGCAGGCGCCGCAAGTCAGTCATGATCCAGAAGCAGTCTATCAAGCGGCCCGAGATGGGATCAAGAAACAAGACGATCTGGTCTTGCTCAAACCCATGGCTTATCAGAATACCTATGCTGTCGCAGTGCCTAAGAAAATTGCCCAAGAGTATGGCCTCAAGACCATTTCCGATTTGAAAAAGGTGGAAGGACAACTCAAGGCAGGATTTACGCTAGAGTTTAATGATCGAGAGGATGGGAACAAGGGCTTGAAAAAGGTCTATGGTCTTAATCTACAAGTCTCCACCATGGAGCCAGCCCTTCGCTACCAGGCTATCCAGTCCGGTGATATCCAGATAACAGATGCCTACTCAACGGATGCCGAGCTTGCTCGCTATGACCTCGTGGTCCTCGAAGATGACAAGCAACTCTTCCCTCCATATCAAGGGGCCCCACTCATGAAATCTGAATTACTCGAAAAGCATCCAGAATTGGAAGCTGTTCTTAATAAACTAGCTGGAAAAATTTCAGCAGACCAAATGAGCCAGCTCAACTACCAAGTTGGTGTGGAAGGAAAGTCAGCTAATCAAGTAGCGCGTGAATTTTTGATTCAGGAAGGTATTATCAAGAAATAA
- a CDS encoding zinc-binding dehydrogenase has product MKKTVYTKAGQVGLVEVERPQIEAPDDVILRIVRTCVCGSDLWSYRNPDIEAGHQNSGHEAIGIVEEIGEAITTVKPGDFVIAPFTHGCGECDACRAGYDGTCDRHIGTNWSDGVQAEYMRFDYANWALVKIPGQPSDYTEAMLKSFLTLADVMPTGYHAARVADVKPGDKVVVIGDGAVGQCAVIAAKMRGASQIVLMSRHEDRQQMALQFGATAVVAERGEEGIAKVREILGGGADAALECVGTAAAVDQALGVLHNGGRLGFVGVPHYNNRALGSTFAQNISVAGGAASVTTYDKQFLLKAVLDGDINPGRVFTHSYSLDEIDQAYKDMDERKTIKAMIVIE; this is encoded by the coding sequence ATGAAGAAAACAGTCTATACAAAAGCTGGACAAGTTGGTCTAGTAGAAGTGGAGCGTCCGCAGATCGAAGCACCAGATGATGTCATTCTCCGTATTGTGCGTACCTGTGTCTGTGGCTCTGATCTCTGGAGCTACCGCAATCCAGATATTGAAGCAGGCCACCAAAATAGTGGTCACGAAGCCATCGGAATCGTCGAAGAAATTGGTGAGGCCATTACAACGGTCAAACCGGGTGACTTTGTGATCGCCCCTTTCACCCATGGCTGTGGGGAGTGTGATGCTTGTCGTGCGGGCTATGACGGGACTTGTGACCGCCATATTGGGACCAACTGGTCTGACGGGGTGCAAGCGGAGTACATGCGCTTCGACTATGCCAACTGGGCTCTCGTCAAAATCCCGGGGCAACCGTCTGATTATACTGAAGCCATGCTCAAATCCTTCTTGACGCTAGCAGATGTTATGCCGACGGGTTACCATGCGGCGCGTGTCGCAGATGTGAAACCGGGTGACAAAGTCGTGGTCATCGGGGATGGAGCTGTGGGGCAATGCGCTGTGATTGCTGCTAAGATGCGAGGAGCATCGCAAATTGTCCTCATGAGCCGTCACGAAGACCGCCAACAAATGGCTTTGCAATTTGGTGCAACAGCAGTCGTAGCTGAGCGGGGAGAGGAAGGGATTGCCAAGGTCCGTGAAATCCTTGGAGGAGGAGCAGATGCGGCTCTTGAATGTGTTGGTACTGCTGCAGCTGTCGACCAAGCCCTTGGGGTCCTTCACAATGGGGGACGCTTAGGTTTTGTCGGTGTGCCTCACTACAATAATCGTGCGCTTGGCTCGACCTTTGCCCAAAACATTTCCGTGGCAGGTGGAGCAGCCTCTGTCACTACCTATGACAAGCAGTTCTTGCTCAAGGCTGTCCTTGATGGCGACATCAATCCAGGACGCGTCTTCACCCATAGCTATAGCTTGGACGAAATTGATCAAGCCTATAAAGATATGGATGAGCGCAAGACAATTAAGGCTATGATTGTGATTGAATAA
- a CDS encoding alpha-glucosidase, with the protein MEQKWWHNAVIYQVYPKSFKDSNGDGIGDLKGITSKLDYLEKLGITAIWLSPVYKSPMDDNGYDISDYEGIASIFGTMEDMEELIAEGHKRKIKIIMDLVVNHTSDEHAWFIEARENPDSPKRDFYIWRDEPNGIISAFSGSAWEFDEASGQYYLHNFSKKQPDLNWENEELRHQIYDMMNFWIDKGIGGFRMDVIDMIGKIPDQEIISNGPMLHPYLKEMNRATFGDKDLLTVGETWGATPEIAKQYSNPKNQELSMVFQFEHIGLQYQPGQPKWHYAKELDVPKLKEIFTKWQTELGTEEGWNSLFWNNHDLPRIVSTWGDDGDYRVKSAKALAILLHLMKGTPYIYQGEEIGMTNYPFETLEDVEDIESINYAHEALEKGVPLEVIMDQIRHIGRDNARTPMQWNDEAEAGFTTGRPWLAVNPNYKEINVEAALADPDSIFYTYQALIALRKEQPWLVTAHYELVDAADKVFAYKRVEGEQAYLVVVNLSSQEQELPLVNGVEKVIISNTKVEQVLESGKLAPWDAFCVKLA; encoded by the coding sequence ATGGAACAAAAATGGTGGCATAATGCCGTAATTTACCAAGTATATCCCAAAAGTTTCAAGGATAGTAATGGCGATGGGATCGGAGATCTCAAAGGGATCACAAGCAAGTTAGACTACTTAGAAAAATTAGGGATTACAGCCATCTGGCTTTCGCCGGTCTACAAGAGTCCCATGGATGATAACGGCTATGACATTTCAGATTATGAGGGTATTGCCTCCATCTTTGGGACGATGGAAGATATGGAAGAATTGATCGCAGAAGGCCATAAACGCAAGATCAAAATCATTATGGACTTGGTGGTCAACCATACCTCTGATGAGCATGCTTGGTTTATCGAAGCACGTGAAAATCCAGATAGTCCAAAGCGGGATTTCTATATTTGGCGCGATGAACCCAATGGCATAATATCTGCTTTTAGTGGCTCTGCTTGGGAATTTGATGAGGCCTCTGGTCAATATTATCTGCATAACTTTAGCAAGAAGCAACCAGACCTCAACTGGGAAAACGAGGAGCTTCGTCATCAGATTTATGACATGATGAATTTCTGGATTGACAAGGGCATTGGTGGCTTCCGTATGGATGTCATCGATATGATCGGCAAGATCCCAGATCAGGAAATCATCAGCAATGGTCCCATGCTCCATCCTTACTTGAAAGAGATGAATCGCGCTACCTTTGGAGACAAGGATTTGCTTACGGTAGGGGAAACGTGGGGGGCGACACCTGAGATTGCCAAGCAATATTCCAATCCAAAAAATCAAGAATTGTCCATGGTCTTCCAATTTGAACACATCGGTCTTCAATACCAACCAGGGCAACCAAAATGGCACTACGCCAAGGAATTGGATGTGCCTAAATTAAAGGAAATTTTCACTAAGTGGCAGACAGAATTGGGGACAGAAGAAGGCTGGAATTCGCTCTTTTGGAACAACCATGATCTCCCACGGATTGTGTCCACTTGGGGGGATGATGGCGACTATCGGGTCAAATCCGCCAAGGCTTTGGCTATTCTGCTTCACTTGATGAAGGGAACTCCTTATATCTATCAAGGCGAAGAAATTGGAATGACCAATTATCCATTTGAGACCCTTGAGGACGTAGAAGATATCGAGTCAATCAACTATGCCCATGAAGCCTTAGAAAAAGGAGTGCCACTTGAAGTGATCATGGATCAGATCCGCCATATTGGTCGGGACAATGCGCGGACACCGATGCAGTGGAATGATGAAGCAGAAGCTGGCTTTACGACAGGCCGTCCATGGCTTGCAGTCAACCCAAACTATAAAGAGATCAATGTAGAGGCTGCCCTGGCAGATCCAGACTCTATATTCTATACCTACCAAGCTCTCATTGCCTTACGAAAAGAGCAGCCTTGGCTTGTAACGGCTCATTATGAATTGGTGGACGCAGCAGACAAGGTCTTTGCCTATAAGCGGGTAGAAGGAGAGCAAGCCTATTTGGTTGTGGTCAATCTTTCAAGCCAAGAGCAAGAGTTACCGCTGGTTAATGGAGTTGAGAAGGTCATCATTTCCAATACCAAGGTAGAGCAAGTACTTGAATCCGGAAAATTAGCCCCTTGGGATGCCTTCTGTGTCAAGTTGGCCTAA
- a CDS encoding glycoside hydrolase family 31 protein, translating to MAGPVIVGEHYRISVLTESLVRLEYSENGVFEDGQTQVVQDRDFGPVSCEITETEEVLDLHTEHLHLHFEKGPFAPDRLFIELKGQYAVYGSRWHYGDRPETLKGTSRTLDEVDGAMELEDGILSKAGYALLDDSASYLYDVESGFRARSCPEVDLYFFGYGRDYLGALKDFYHLTGQPPLLPRYALGNWWSRYWPYTSQEYTDLMDCFKAEGVPLAVSVIDMDWHKTDIPARFGSGWTGYSWNRDLIPDPAAFLHGLHKRGLKVTLNVHPADGIRAFEDAYPMVANRLGLDTEKEEVASFDFYSPAFREAYFEDVHHPLEDQGVDFWWIDWQQGSHGKMDPLWLLNHYHYLDNCRTGQAGLILSRYGGPGSHRYPIGFSGDTIVTWESLAFQPYFTSTASNIGYTWWSHDIGGHMRGYYDEDLALRWLQFGVFSPINRLHSSFNAFNSKEPWFYSPETCRLMKRYLRLRHSLLPYLYTMNVATHEEGLPLVQPLYYHYPNQEDAYEAKNQYFFGSELMVAPITEALDPVFHSASVSVWFPDGVWYDFFHDWKYEGKGKLTVFRASQDIPVFARAGAIIPMDAQPQTGVELPEMLDWHLFPGDNRSFVLVEGEGASKVETRLTVNWDERKIRLDLTGDIAFLPEKRQHQFFLHTFETAPILVDNHSQEIAMSELRSHPIAKEDRMFELLKSANLAYDRKNELFVACSTAKNLKQLMKIITPLEEGLRQRLFEVVYSSEENEDL from the coding sequence ATGGCAGGACCAGTGATAGTTGGAGAGCACTACCGAATCTCCGTGTTAACGGAATCTTTGGTGCGCTTGGAATATTCAGAGAATGGTGTTTTTGAGGATGGACAGACGCAAGTTGTGCAAGATAGAGATTTTGGACCAGTTTCTTGTGAGATCACAGAGACCGAAGAGGTCCTCGATCTGCATACGGAGCATCTCCACCTTCATTTTGAAAAGGGACCTTTTGCACCGGATCGGCTTTTTATCGAACTCAAGGGCCAGTATGCAGTCTATGGTAGCCGATGGCACTATGGGGATCGGCCTGAGACCTTAAAGGGGACCAGTCGGACGCTCGATGAGGTCGATGGAGCTATGGAGTTGGAAGATGGGATTTTAAGCAAAGCAGGCTATGCTCTTTTGGACGATTCTGCTTCTTATTTGTATGATGTCGAAAGCGGATTTAGAGCACGGTCATGTCCAGAAGTGGATTTGTATTTCTTCGGTTATGGGCGCGATTATCTAGGGGCCTTGAAAGATTTTTACCATCTGACGGGACAACCACCCCTCTTGCCACGATATGCTCTGGGAAACTGGTGGAGCCGGTATTGGCCTTATACCAGTCAGGAATACACAGATTTGATGGATTGTTTCAAGGCTGAAGGGGTACCTCTAGCTGTCAGCGTGATCGATATGGACTGGCACAAGACGGATATTCCTGCTCGCTTTGGAAGTGGTTGGACGGGCTATAGTTGGAACCGGGACTTGATTCCTGATCCAGCTGCCTTCTTACATGGTTTGCATAAGCGTGGTTTAAAGGTGACCTTGAATGTTCATCCGGCAGACGGAATTCGAGCCTTTGAGGATGCTTATCCCATGGTCGCAAATCGCTTGGGACTCGATACTGAAAAGGAAGAAGTAGCCAGCTTTGACTTTTATAGTCCAGCCTTTCGTGAAGCCTATTTCGAAGATGTCCACCATCCCTTAGAAGATCAAGGAGTGGACTTTTGGTGGATTGATTGGCAACAGGGAAGTCATGGCAAGATGGATCCACTTTGGTTGTTAAATCACTATCATTATCTAGACAATTGTCGAACAGGTCAAGCTGGTCTCATCTTATCACGTTATGGGGGACCTGGAAGCCACCGGTATCCAATCGGTTTTTCAGGGGATACCATTGTGACTTGGGAATCCCTAGCCTTTCAACCCTATTTTACCAGCACAGCTTCAAATATCGGCTACACGTGGTGGAGTCACGATATTGGTGGCCATATGCGGGGTTACTATGATGAAGACTTGGCTCTTCGCTGGTTGCAGTTTGGGGTCTTCAGCCCGATCAATCGTCTCCATAGTTCTTTTAATGCCTTTAACAGCAAGGAACCGTGGTTTTACTCGCCTGAGACCTGTCGCTTGATGAAGCGGTATTTGCGCCTGCGCCACAGCTTACTACCTTATCTTTACACCATGAATGTGGCGACGCATGAAGAAGGACTGCCTTTGGTTCAACCCCTTTATTACCATTATCCAAACCAAGAAGATGCTTATGAGGCTAAAAATCAATATTTCTTTGGTAGTGAACTCATGGTGGCCCCAATTACAGAGGCTCTGGATCCTGTCTTTCATAGTGCTTCTGTGAGTGTTTGGTTCCCAGACGGAGTATGGTATGATTTCTTCCATGATTGGAAGTACGAAGGAAAAGGCAAACTCACAGTCTTTAGAGCTAGCCAGGATATTCCGGTCTTTGCGCGTGCAGGAGCCATCATCCCTATGGATGCACAACCGCAGACAGGGGTAGAGCTTCCAGAAATGCTGGACTGGCATCTCTTCCCAGGTGACAATCGTTCCTTCGTACTCGTTGAAGGAGAAGGAGCTAGCAAGGTTGAAACCCGCCTAACTGTCAATTGGGATGAAAGAAAGATTAGGCTGGATTTAACAGGTGATATAGCCTTCCTTCCTGAAAAGAGACAGCACCAGTTCTTCCTCCATACCTTTGAGACAGCCCCTATCTTAGTGGACAATCACAGTCAGGAAATTGCGATGAGTGAGCTGCGATCACATCCTATTGCCAAAGAAGATCGGATGTTTGAGCTCTTGAAATCAGCCAATCTGGCCTACGATAGGAAGAATGAATTGTTTGTGGCCTGTTCAACAGCCAAGAACTTGAAACAGTTGATGAAGATCATCACACCTTTAGAGGAAGGTTTGCGTCAACGTCTCTTTGAAGTTGTTTATTCCAGTGAAGAGAATGAAGACTTGTAA
- a CDS encoding ATP-binding cassette domain-containing protein, whose amino-acid sequence MIEYKNVVLRYTDTDILKDVNLRIEQGEFMVLVGPSGSGKTTMLKMINRLLEPTDGNIYMDEKRIKDYDERELRLSTGYVLQAIALFPNLTVAENIALIPEMKGWSKEQIASKTEGLLDKVGLPATDYAHRLPSELSGGEQQRIGIVRAIIAEPKILLMDEPFSALDAISRKQLQSLTKDLHKEFGMTTIFVTHDTDEALKLGDRIAVLQEGEIVQVANAETILAQPVNDFVADLFGGAHHV is encoded by the coding sequence ATGATTGAATACAAAAATGTAGTCCTGCGCTACACGGATACTGACATTTTAAAAGATGTCAATCTCCGTATTGAGCAAGGAGAATTTATGGTCTTGGTGGGACCTTCAGGATCTGGGAAAACCACCATGCTCAAAATGATAAATCGTCTTTTGGAGCCGACAGATGGCAATATCTATATGGATGAAAAACGCATCAAGGACTATGATGAACGAGAGTTGCGTCTTTCTACTGGTTATGTTTTGCAGGCCATTGCCCTCTTTCCAAATTTAACTGTCGCTGAGAATATTGCTCTCATTCCTGAGATGAAGGGCTGGAGCAAGGAACAAATTGCCTCTAAAACAGAAGGACTCTTGGACAAGGTGGGTCTGCCCGCTACAGATTATGCTCATCGGTTACCAAGCGAGTTATCGGGTGGGGAGCAACAGCGAATCGGCATTGTGCGGGCCATCATTGCAGAGCCAAAGATTCTATTGATGGACGAGCCTTTTTCAGCCTTGGATGCTATTTCTCGTAAGCAGCTACAGTCTCTCACTAAAGACTTGCACAAAGAATTTGGTATGACGACTATTTTCGTTACTCATGATACGGACGAGGCCTTGAAATTAGGCGATCGGATTGCGGTTCTACAAGAAGGAGAGATTGTACAGGTGGCGAATGCTGAGACCATTCTAGCCCAGCCAGTCAACGACTTTGTTGCGGATTTATTTGGAGGTGCTCACCATGTCTAA
- a CDS encoding DUF1307 domain-containing protein has protein sequence MNKTVKTVAILLSAGLLLVACAPKENPKSTAQTSTKATTKATTESSTKAKTKDSSTKTKTKDSSTDEVKEEDSRAGAQKTVLETSDEAGKSTVTLYYKGDTLLVQEKVDDYNISKMDGDNPLEEMKEAVAISQEKFKDLMGHGFELTSEYKDGIFYIYNTIDYTKIDLQKLKEIVPGFNPLNDSTVSYSVTKESLINSGMVEK, from the coding sequence ATGAATAAAACTGTAAAAACAGTAGCCATCTTATTGTCAGCTGGTCTTCTCTTAGTTGCTTGTGCGCCAAAAGAGAACCCAAAATCTACCGCTCAAACGTCCACTAAAGCGACGACGAAAGCGACAACTGAATCATCAACTAAAGCAAAGACCAAAGATTCATCAACTAAAACAAAGACCAAAGATTCATCAACTGATGAGGTTAAAGAAGAGGACTCAAGAGCAGGTGCTCAAAAAACAGTCCTTGAAACGAGTGATGAAGCAGGTAAGTCAACCGTAACCTTGTATTACAAGGGAGATACTTTATTAGTACAAGAAAAGGTTGATGATTATAATATTTCAAAAATGGATGGAGATAATCCTCTTGAAGAAATGAAAGAAGCCGTTGCCATAAGCCAAGAAAAATTCAAAGATCTGATGGGGCATGGATTTGAACTAACTTCCGAATACAAAGACGGTATCTTCTATATCTACAATACAATTGATTACACGAAAATCGATTTGCAAAAGCTAAAAGAAATCGTTCCAGGCTTTAATCCTCTAAATGACAGTACAGTTAGTTATTCTGTGACGAAAGAAAGTCTCATTAACAGTGGTATGGTCGAAAAATAA
- a CDS encoding cation diffusion facilitator family transporter — protein sequence MSSKFAVWLAFLLNFSFAIIEFIFGGLFASSAILADAVHDLGDALAIGISAFLESISNREEDSRYTLGYKRFSLLGAILTAVILITGSTLVILENISKFIEPQVVDHEGMLWLGVIAIAINLMASLIVRKGQTKNESILSLHFLEDTLGWLAVIVVAIILRYTDWYFLDPLLSLVISFFILSKALPRFWSTLKIFLDAVPEGVDIKQVKNDLEQLDNVASINQLNLWTMDGLEKNAIVHVCLKQIEDMEESKTAIRHHLKDIGFHNITIEVDSDQDSHACHKRDIHAIESQSGHDHHQH from the coding sequence TTGAGTTCAAAATTTGCCGTTTGGCTAGCCTTTCTCTTAAATTTTAGCTTTGCCATTATCGAATTTATCTTTGGTGGTCTCTTTGCCTCCAGTGCGATCTTAGCGGATGCCGTCCATGACTTGGGAGATGCCTTGGCTATTGGCATTTCTGCTTTTCTAGAAAGTATCTCTAACCGAGAGGAGGACAGTCGCTATACCTTGGGCTACAAGCGTTTTAGTCTCTTAGGTGCCATCCTGACGGCAGTCATCCTCATTACCGGTTCCACTCTCGTTATTTTAGAAAATATCAGCAAATTCATTGAGCCCCAAGTAGTGGATCATGAGGGCATGCTCTGGTTGGGCGTCATCGCCATTGCTATCAATTTAATGGCTAGCCTCATTGTCCGGAAGGGGCAGACCAAGAATGAATCCATCCTGAGTCTCCATTTCCTTGAGGATACACTAGGGTGGCTAGCTGTGATTGTCGTCGCCATTATTTTGCGTTATACGGACTGGTATTTCCTTGATCCTCTCTTGTCGCTTGTCATTTCCTTCTTTATCTTGTCAAAAGCTCTTCCACGTTTTTGGAGCACCCTTAAGATTTTCTTGGATGCTGTGCCAGAAGGGGTAGATATCAAGCAAGTTAAGAATGACTTAGAGCAGTTGGACAATGTCGCTAGTATCAATCAGCTTAATCTATGGACCATGGATGGTTTGGAAAAAAATGCCATTGTTCATGTTTGTCTCAAGCAGATAGAAGACATGGAAGAGAGTAAAACAGCTATCCGTCATCATCTAAAGGACATTGGCTTTCATAATATTACCATTGAAGTGGATAGCGATCAAGATAGTCATGCCTGCCATAAACGGGATATCCATGCCATAGAGAGTCAGAGCGGACATGATCATCACCAGCATTAA